Proteins encoded by one window of Desulfobacterales bacterium:
- a CDS encoding multidrug effflux MFS transporter, translating to MKKMFALLVLLTAFPALSTDMYLPAIPMLQKLWHQPLVMVNLTLIGFFVTFCVFILIYGPISDRYGRRPPLLAGIFLYIIASIVCATAPNVHWMIVARILQGAGAAAASTMSMAISKDIYEGKQREKIMAYIAVIMALAPMLAPIFGGWILTWLSWPWIFIAQAILGMIGIAGVWLMPETYRPETKGCTRNVIGNYSSIIHNRRFIGFTLAMSLTSLPMFAFIAGSSNIYMNGFGLNEKMFGYFFAFNALGLMAGSLVFSRLVKNMDSGKLITAGFLGIFCSGVWMVITPHRGPWDLALPNWIISFSMGLCRPPSNNLALELVGQNNAGTASSLIMSTSMIMGIVGMWLISLAGFDKITLIGSLAILAGGVALTFWLSARRVLSNR from the coding sequence ATGAAAAAAATGTTTGCGTTGCTGGTACTGCTGACCGCATTCCCGGCACTTTCTACAGATATGTACCTGCCGGCAATTCCCATGCTTCAGAAACTGTGGCATCAACCGCTGGTGATGGTCAATCTGACGCTGATCGGATTTTTTGTTACCTTTTGCGTTTTCATACTCATTTACGGTCCGATCTCGGATCGTTATGGCCGCCGCCCGCCTCTGCTGGCCGGCATTTTCCTATACATTATTGCGAGCATTGTCTGTGCCACGGCACCAAACGTTCACTGGATGATTGTCGCCCGGATTCTGCAGGGAGCCGGTGCGGCGGCCGCTTCAACAATGTCCATGGCAATCAGCAAAGACATATATGAAGGAAAGCAGCGTGAAAAAATTATGGCCTACATTGCCGTCATCATGGCGCTGGCCCCCATGCTTGCTCCGATTTTCGGGGGATGGATTCTTACCTGGCTTTCCTGGCCCTGGATTTTTATTGCCCAGGCGATATTGGGCATGATCGGTATCGCAGGGGTATGGCTTATGCCGGAAACGTACAGGCCCGAAACGAAAGGCTGCACCCGAAACGTTATAGGAAACTATTCGAGCATCATACACAACCGCCGCTTTATCGGTTTCACCCTGGCCATGTCTTTGACTTCTCTGCCGATGTTTGCTTTTATTGCCGGTTCATCGAATATTTACATGAACGGATTCGGGCTGAACGAAAAAATGTTCGGCTACTTTTTTGCATTCAATGCATTGGGACTTATGGCAGGCTCTCTCGTGTTTTCCAGACTGGTGAAAAACATGGACTCCGGCAAGCTGATAACCGCTGGTTTTCTGGGCATTTTCTGCAGCGGGGTCTGGATGGTTATCACCCCTCACCGCGGGCCATGGGATCTGGCTCTGCCCAACTGGATTATTTCTTTTTCCATGGGGTTGTGCCGACCGCCTTCCAACAACCTGGCACTGGAACTGGTAGGCCAGAACAACGCCGGTACCGCCTCTTCGCTGATTATGTCCACCTCCATGATCATGGGCATCGTCGGCATGTGGCTCATTTCCCTTGCTGGTTTCGATAAAATAACGCTGATAGGCAGTCTGGCGATTCTGGCCGGAGGGGTTGCCCTTACGTTCTGGCTTTCGGCCAGACGGGTGCTGTCCAACCGATAA